Proteins from a genomic interval of Cuculus canorus isolate bCucCan1 chromosome 19, bCucCan1.pri, whole genome shotgun sequence:
- the SLC2A6 gene encoding solute carrier family 2, facilitated glucose transporter member 6 isoform X1 — translation MEPSAREPLVRKTSSSYQTFPKSTGKRLDKEYLQSLHNQRLYLAAFAAVLGNFSFGFALVYPSPVIPALEAHPNAALRLDQHTASWFGSVFTLGAAAGGLSTMLLNDRLGRKLSIMFSALPSAVGYAVMAGAQGIGMLLLGRVLTGFAGGITSASIPVYISEISHPGVRGMLGACPQIMAVLGSLSLYALGLLLDWRWLAVTGEVPVLVMIILLCFMPNSPRFLLSQGKDDEALGSLCWLRGKDTDYAREYEQIKDSMRKQSQRVTCAEIKDPFIYKPILITVGMRFLQQLSGVTCVLVYLQSIFKKTSVILKPEYDAALVGLVRLFSVAIAAVSMDKAGRKILLFVSAGVMLVSNLTMGLYIHFVPASQNSTVANRTLVSSTNLPAEPTNYITLIPLLATMFFIMGYAMGWGPITWLLMSEILPLKARGVASGLCVVISWLTAFTLTQFFLRVVEAFGLEVPFLFFAIICAGNILFTGCCVPETKGRSLEQIEAFFRTGRRSFMRSFVR, via the exons ATGGAGCCGAGCGCCCGAGAGCCCCTCGTCAGGAAGACGAGCTCCTCATATCAGACCTTCCCCAAGAGCACTGGCAAGAGGCTCGATAAGGAGTACCTGCA GAGCCTCCACAACCAGCGGCTCTATCTGGCTGCGTTTGCTGCTGTCCTGGGGAATTTCAGTTTTGGCTTTGCCCTGGTTTACCCCTCACCCGTCATCCCTGCCCTGGAGGCTCACCCCAACGCAGCGCTGAGGCTGGACCAGCACACAGCATCCTGGTTTGGG TCGGTGTTCACGTTGGGAGCAGCAGCGGGAGGGCTCAGCACCATGCTCCTCAATGACCGCCTGGGACGCAAACTGAGCATCATGTTCTCGGCACTGCCTTCCGCCGTGGGATATGCGGTGATGGCCGGTGCCCAGGGGATcgggatgctgctgctgggccGTGTGCTGACGGGCTTTGCCGGTGGCATCACGTCCGCCTCCATCCCG GTCTACATCTCGGAGATCTCCCACCCTGGGGTCAGAGGCATGCTGGGCGCCTGTCCTCAGATCATGGCGGTGCTGGGCTCCCTCAGCCTGTATGCGCTGG GACTGCTCCTGGACTGGCGCTGGCTGGCTGTCACAGGGGAGGTGCCCGTGCTCGTGATGATCATCCTGCTCTGCTTCATGCCCAACTCGCCTCGGTTCCTGCTCTCTCAGGGGAAGGATGATGAGGCCCTGGGGTCGCTGTGCTGGCTGCGGGGCAAGGACACTGACTACGCTCGGGAGTATGAGCAGATAAAGGACAGCATGAGGAAGCAG AGCCAGCGGGTTACCTGTGCTGAGATCAAGGACCCTTTCATTTACAAGCCCATCCTGATCACGGTGGGAATGAggttcctgcagcagctctctggTGTCACCTGTGTCCTCGTGTACCTGCAGTCAATATTCAAGAAAACATCTGTCATCTTG AAACCAGAGTACGACGCAGCTCTCGTTGGCTTGGTACGTCTGTTCTCGGTGGCGATTGCTGCTGTGTCAATGGATAAAGCTGGGAGGAAGATTCTTCTTTTTGTATCAG CTGGTGTCATGTTGGTCTCCAACCTGACCATGGGGCTCTACATCCACTTCGTGCCAGCTTCTCAGAACAGCACCGTTGCCAACAGGACGTTGGTGAGCTCTACCAACCTTCCTGCGGAGCCAACGAACTACATCACCCTCATCCCCCTCCTGGCAACCATGTTCTTTATAATGG GTTATGCCATGGGCTGGGGCCCTATCACTTGGTTGCTGATGTCGGAGATCCTCCCTCTGAAAGCCCGTGGGGTGGCCTCGGGCCTCTGTGTTGTCATAAGCTGGCTGACAGCCTTCACCCTGACCCAGTTCTTCCTCCGGGTCGTG GAAGCCTTCGGCCTTGAGGTGCCCTTCCTATTCTTTGCCATCATCTGTGCTGGGAACATCTTATTCACAGGCTGCTGTGTCCCAGAAACAAAAGGCAGGTCCCTGGAACAGATTGAGGCCTTCTTCAGAACTGGCCGGAGGTCGTTCATGAGGTCGTTTGTGAGGTAG
- the SLC2A6 gene encoding solute carrier family 2, facilitated glucose transporter member 6 isoform X2, which translates to MLLNDRLGRKLSIMFSALPSAVGYAVMAGAQGIGMLLLGRVLTGFAGGITSASIPVYISEISHPGVRGMLGACPQIMAVLGSLSLYALGLLLDWRWLAVTGEVPVLVMIILLCFMPNSPRFLLSQGKDDEALGSLCWLRGKDTDYAREYEQIKDSMRKQSQRVTCAEIKDPFIYKPILITVGMRFLQQLSGVTCVLVYLQSIFKKTSVILKPEYDAALVGLVRLFSVAIAAVSMDKAGRKILLFVSAGVMLVSNLTMGLYIHFVPASQNSTVANRTLVSSTNLPAEPTNYITLIPLLATMFFIMGYAMGWGPITWLLMSEILPLKARGVASGLCVVISWLTAFTLTQFFLRVVEAFGLEVPFLFFAIICAGNILFTGCCVPETKGRSLEQIEAFFRTGRRSFMRSFVR; encoded by the exons ATGCTCCTCAATGACCGCCTGGGACGCAAACTGAGCATCATGTTCTCGGCACTGCCTTCCGCCGTGGGATATGCGGTGATGGCCGGTGCCCAGGGGATcgggatgctgctgctgggccGTGTGCTGACGGGCTTTGCCGGTGGCATCACGTCCGCCTCCATCCCG GTCTACATCTCGGAGATCTCCCACCCTGGGGTCAGAGGCATGCTGGGCGCCTGTCCTCAGATCATGGCGGTGCTGGGCTCCCTCAGCCTGTATGCGCTGG GACTGCTCCTGGACTGGCGCTGGCTGGCTGTCACAGGGGAGGTGCCCGTGCTCGTGATGATCATCCTGCTCTGCTTCATGCCCAACTCGCCTCGGTTCCTGCTCTCTCAGGGGAAGGATGATGAGGCCCTGGGGTCGCTGTGCTGGCTGCGGGGCAAGGACACTGACTACGCTCGGGAGTATGAGCAGATAAAGGACAGCATGAGGAAGCAG AGCCAGCGGGTTACCTGTGCTGAGATCAAGGACCCTTTCATTTACAAGCCCATCCTGATCACGGTGGGAATGAggttcctgcagcagctctctggTGTCACCTGTGTCCTCGTGTACCTGCAGTCAATATTCAAGAAAACATCTGTCATCTTG AAACCAGAGTACGACGCAGCTCTCGTTGGCTTGGTACGTCTGTTCTCGGTGGCGATTGCTGCTGTGTCAATGGATAAAGCTGGGAGGAAGATTCTTCTTTTTGTATCAG CTGGTGTCATGTTGGTCTCCAACCTGACCATGGGGCTCTACATCCACTTCGTGCCAGCTTCTCAGAACAGCACCGTTGCCAACAGGACGTTGGTGAGCTCTACCAACCTTCCTGCGGAGCCAACGAACTACATCACCCTCATCCCCCTCCTGGCAACCATGTTCTTTATAATGG GTTATGCCATGGGCTGGGGCCCTATCACTTGGTTGCTGATGTCGGAGATCCTCCCTCTGAAAGCCCGTGGGGTGGCCTCGGGCCTCTGTGTTGTCATAAGCTGGCTGACAGCCTTCACCCTGACCCAGTTCTTCCTCCGGGTCGTG GAAGCCTTCGGCCTTGAGGTGCCCTTCCTATTCTTTGCCATCATCTGTGCTGGGAACATCTTATTCACAGGCTGCTGTGTCCCAGAAACAAAAGGCAGGTCCCTGGAACAGATTGAGGCCTTCTTCAGAACTGGCCGGAGGTCGTTCATGAGGTCGTTTGTGAGGTAG
- the CACFD1 gene encoding calcium channel flower homolog: MSSQDEQFPAAAAPDPVAPSADDGMTWWYRWLCRIAGVIGGVSCAFAGLWNCVTINPLNIAAGVWMMLNAFVLFLCEAPFCCQFIEFANAVSARADRLRSWQKAAFYCGMAVFPVMLSLTLTTLFGNAIAFATGVLYGLSALGKKGDAISYARIHQQQKQMDEEKLTGSLEGQAL, from the exons ATGAGCTCTCAGGATGAGCagttcccagcagcagcagcccctgaCCCAGTGGCTCCCTCCGCCGATGATGGCATGACCTGGTGGTACAGGTGGCTCTGCAGGATTGCCGGGGTCATCGGGGGCGTGT ccTGTGCCTTCGCTGGTCTCTGGAACTGTGTCACCATCAACCCCCTGAACATCGCAGCCGGCGTGTGGATGAT GCTCAACGCCTTTGTCCTGTTCCTGTGTGAAGCCCCATTCTGCTGCCAGTTTATCGAGTTTGCGAACGCCGTCTCTGCAAGGGCGGACAGGCTGCGGTCCTGgcagaaagctgctttctaCTGCGG GATGGCTGTTTTCCCAGTCATGCTCAGCCTGACGCTGACCACGCTCTTCGGAAATGCCATTGCGTTCGCCACTGGAGTGCTTTACGGCCTGTCTGCGCTCGGCAAAAA GGGAGATGCCATTTCCTATGCTCGGATccaccagcagcagaagcaaatgGACGAAGAGAAGCTCACGGGTTCCCTGGAGGGACAGGCTCTCTGA